The sequence ACGGGTGTTGTGGGTAAACAACATCAATTTCCCAATATTGAGTTGATTCCGAAGAACAAACTCAAAAATCTTCAACAATTGCTTGGTGCTGAAGTTATTATTAATGGCATTGGTAATCTCCAGCAAAGAATTCAATTTCAAATTCTTCAACTTCAAAGCACTGTTGGCAATCCGAAGTGTCTCCAGAATTAACTTTTCATTTTTGCTTCTTGGCGTTGCATTCATCTTGGCAGGGAGATTTACAAAAGTAACCAAAGGTCTTGGGAATTAAAACTTTATATCAAGGGTTTTGAACAAGCCGAGTTTAATATCCTCCGCACCCTTCATTTTTATTCCGAACCTGCTACTAGATTCTAACCCCAACCTTGGAAAATGGACAACAGATTGGAAGTCCGGGGTTGCGCTGATGCCACTACAACAATGATCTTTTGAACACCCAAAATTGTCCAAAATCTTGCAAAAACTATACTCGAACTAATCAGTATTCTTTTGCCTAAGCTCCCTTAATAGGTCAACCGGCATGACATACCTTCTTCACTAACAATTTTTGCCCATGGTGTTCGTTTTTGAAAACAATGTTAAATTGGCTACACACAGTAAAACTAATACGTATCCTTGCGGCATGTTCGATTTAGAAAGGTGGCAAGAAATCTTCGAAACCATGGCCCGGCACAAGCTCAGGACCTTCCTGACAGCGTTCGGAGTATTTTGGGGTATATTAATGCTGGTTTTGCTTTTGGCAAGTGGCAAAGGACTCGAAAACGGAGTTAAATATAACTTCAACGACATTTCCCACAATTCTCTGTTTGTTTGGTCCGAAAAAACAACCCTACCCTATCAGGGACATAAACCAGGCCGCTATATACAGTTAGACAACGAAGACACCAAAGCCTTGCGAAGTGAGATACCCGAATTGGGAGCTGTGGCGCCAAAATCCAGGCTGGGTGGAGAATTTTCTGTAAACCGGGGCACCAAAAATGCCAACTTCGTTATTCAAGGTGAGGATCCGGATGTATTAAAAATAGAAACCATTCGCATGACTCACGGTCGGTTCTTAAACGAAACGGACTGTCAGGAGAAAAAGAAAGTTTGTGTTATTGGTCCACGGGCACAGGAAGTGTTATTTCCGGGAGAAGATCCCATAGGAAAATACATTCGAATAAAAGGCGCATTTTTTAAAATTGTTGGAGCATTTAAAGTCAATTCTTCTTCGGGTGGCGACCGGGAAGATGCCCAATGTATTTTCATACCGCTTTCCACCATGCAGCAAACCTATAACATGATGAACAAACTGGGTTGGTATGGTTTATTGGTGAGGCCCGAGGCCAACATGAAAATGGTCGAAAAAAAGGTCAAACTCCTGATTGCCCGCCGTCACCACATACACCCCGACGATTTGGCGGCTATTGGCAGTTGGAATGCCGGCGAAGAGTTTGATCGCTTCAACAGTCTTTTTGCGGCCATCAACCTTTTTGTTTGGGTAGTAGGCATAGGTACTATTATTGCCGGAATTGTTGGAGTGAGCAACATCATGCTCATATTAGTGAAGGAGCGAACCAAGGAAATTGGGATTCGAAAAGCATTAGGAGCCAAGCCGGCGTCCATCATCATGCTAATTATGCAAGAAAGTTTAACCATAACGGCCGTT is a genomic window of Bacteroidia bacterium containing:
- a CDS encoding ABC transporter permease, which codes for MFDLERWQEIFETMARHKLRTFLTAFGVFWGILMLVLLLASGKGLENGVKYNFNDISHNSLFVWSEKTTLPYQGHKPGRYIQLDNEDTKALRSEIPELGAVAPKSRLGGEFSVNRGTKNANFVIQGEDPDVLKIETIRMTHGRFLNETDCQEKKKVCVIGPRAQEVLFPGEDPIGKYIRIKGAFFKIVGAFKVNSSSGGDREDAQCIFIPLSTMQQTYNMMNKLGWYGLLVRPEANMKMVEKKVKLLIARRHHIHPDDLAAIGSWNAGEEFDRFNSLFAAINLFVWVVGIGTIIAGIVGVSNIMLILVKERTKEIGIRKALGAKPASIIMLIMQESLTITAVAGYVGLLTGILLIEGVNYAMVEFGAESEFFRNPEIDIKIALTATGVLILTGCLAGLIPARNAAAVNPIEALRAE